Proteins from a genomic interval of Phlebotomus papatasi isolate M1 chromosome 3, Ppap_2.1, whole genome shotgun sequence:
- the LOC129806421 gene encoding pyridoxal-dependent decarboxylase domain-containing protein 1, with the protein MMTEQGVTSVPNPPVTEKDESQQTEHVAEIPASTVRSGLVELENRASQLIQSMENLKTSPDATAGTPTAPQTPIGVPVAGFLAPERRDAAEIVSGLETLICTTESGVEPEYSLPPLNEVSQLALISHSFVAYLSHLRRSQLVKVTTKIASDTNRWLSHIFRFSDSSTSYHNDSTECVLRALRLAIVSKCPGYLEAGIQALANPCMYVTENSALLALQYAARQLGLPSDCIRVVPSSPGSMGTMDVATLQRLIAADVANKRVPLFVIANVGASVCGFVDNIPQLYEVCRAGNVWLHCRGHSLAALATAQGNGDVRELCDSISLSLGSWLAVPSLPVVLLHRQIQNVALSVFESDPIVSRRLNSLTLWTTLQALGRDLISERILMAFESVRVVYEILSKCEGLRILSKKPGGDSGISVVDLVHEPLNASMLFEIAVSVVVFQFHQKSPETEAEAAAQGELTERSRYLDRMNEWLGEIIQRDCPGVDLEIIDHAVYGTAIRFCPFEMALGESVPTIEYLEHFAACLDLQVGILKATERHKVTFQEIVKRSEVLRLIPLPDWAGLGGVRFVPDGWETLLTDQAKTELNKLNTDLVEALRSTDSAFTLGEGGDGLICVKLGMVTEETDVEELLDVVISVGKSVQENSRVLDSMSEIVKKGIETVTADLQRESDEKLWQDGILRHVPIVGSVFNWWSPPPKETGIKGRSLNLTQGVVESTENIYKYHMQIAGGSSQIPGNRSPPTPMVQTSVSAGHSRNVSQSSGTSTNVQEAQQLKDKE; encoded by the exons ATGATGACGGAGCAGGGTGTGACAAGTGTTCCCAATCCGCCAGTGACTGAAAAAGATGAATCACAACAGACGGAGCATGTTGCAGAGATTCCAGCCTCGACG GTACGAAGTGGCCTGGTAGAGCTGGAAAATCGTGCATCGCAGCTGATTCAGTCGATGGAAAACTTGAAAACATCTCCGGATGCTACAGCAGGAACACCAACAGCTCCTCAGACACCAATTGGGGTTCCTGTGGCTGGATTTCTAGCACCAGAGAGGCGAGATGCTGCAGAGATTGTCTCTGGGCTGGAGACATTGATTTGCACGACAGAATCCGGGGTTGAGCCGGAGTATTCACTGCCGCCACTGAATGAGGTGAGTCAACTTGCACTGATCTCGCACAGTTTTGTGGCCTACTTGAGTCATCTGAGGAGGAGTCAGCTGGTCAAAGTGACCACGAAGATTGCCTCGGACACAAATCGATGGCTCTCCCACATTTTCCGCTTCAGTGACAGTTCCACGAGCTACCACAATGACAGCACAGAATGTGTCCTCAGAGCCCTCAGACTGGCCATTGTGTCCAAGTGTCCAGGATACTTAGAGGCCGGAATTCAAGCCCTGGCCAATCCGTGCATGTACGTCACAGAAAACAGCGCCCTCCTGGCGCTTCAGTACGCTGCCCGGCAACTGGGATTGCCCTCAGATTGCATTCGTGTTGTGCCCAGTAGTCCCGGAAGCATGGGCACCATGGACGTGGCCACACTCCAACGTCTCATAGCTGCAGATGTGGCCAACAAACGCGTGCCACTGTTCGTGATTGCCAATGTGGGAGCGTCAGTTTGTGGCTTCGTGGACAATATCCCGCAACTCTATGAAGTTTGTCGAGCAGGAAATGTCTGGCTGCACTGCCGAGGGCACTCTCTAGCAGCTCTGGCAACGGCCCAGGGCAATGGAGATGTGAGAGAACTCTGTGATTCAATATCTCTCAGCCTGGGCAGTTGGCTGGCCGTTCCAAGTCTTCCTGTTGTG CTTCTGCATCGGCAAATTCAAAATGTGGCCTTGTCTGTATTTGAATCCGATCCCATTGTGTCCAGAAGACTCAATTCCCTGACTCTTTGGACGACTCTCCAGGCTCTCGGCAGAGATTTAATCTCCGAGAGGATCCTCATGGCTTTTGAGTCAGTCAGGGTGGTCTACGAAATCCTGTCAAAGTGCGAAGGATTACGTATTTTG AGTAAGAAACCAGGAGGAGATTCTGGTATTTCTGTCGTGGATCTTGTTCATGAGCCTCTCAATGCTTCT ATGCTTTTTGAGATTGCTGTGAGTGTCGTGGTGTTTCAATTTCACCAGAAATCCCCGGAAACTGAAGCCGAGGCTGCTGCCCAGGGAGAACTGACTGAGAGATCACGGTACTTGGATCGAATGAATGAGTGGCTGGGTGAAATAATCCAGCGGGATTGTCCAGGAGTAGATCTGGAAATTATCGATCATGCAGTTTATGGTACTGCCATTCGTTTTTGTCCCTTCGAAATGGCTCTGGGTGAATCTGTGCCCACAATTGAGTATCTCGAGCACTTTGCGGCCTGCCTGGACCTTCAGGTTGGCATTCTGAAGGCTACTGAGCGGCACAAGGTGACTTTCCAGGAGATTGTCAAACGCAGCGAAGTGCTAAGGCTCATTCCATTGCCAGATTGGGCTGGCCTCGGTGGAGTTCGATTCGTTCCTGACGGCTGGGAGACTTTGCTGACAGATCAGGCCAAGACGGAGCTCAACAAATTGAATACAGACCTCGTGGAAGCCCTCAGATCAACTGACAGTGCTTTTACATTGGGCGAAGGTGGAGATGGGTTGATCTGTGTGAAACTGGGCATGGTGACGGAGGAGACAGACGTGGAGGAGTTGCTGGATGTGGTGATTTCCGTGGGGAAGAGTGTTCAGGAGAATTCGCGAGTGTTGGACTCGATGTCGGAGATCGTGAAGAAGGGCATTGAAACAGTGACAGCTGATTTGCAACGGGAGTCTGATGAGAAATTGTGGCAGGATGGGATTCTCAGGCATGTTCCAATTGTGGGAAGTGTGTTCAATTGGTGGTCCCCACCACCCAAGGAAACCGGCATCAAGGGTAGGAGTCTCAATTTGACTCAAGGAGTTGTGGAGAGCACAGAAAACATATACAA GTATCATATGCAAATCGCTGGTGGGTCAAGTCAAATTCCCGGCAATAGAAGCCCCCCGACGCCCATGGTGCAAACATCTGTGAGTGCTGGACATTCCCGGAATGTTAGTCAGAGCAGTGGAACATCGACAAATGTTCAGGAAGCTCAACAATTAAAGgataaagaataa